The Engystomops pustulosus chromosome 1, aEngPut4.maternal, whole genome shotgun sequence genome has a window encoding:
- the DCP2 gene encoding m7GpppN-mRNA hydrolase, with amino-acid sequence MESKRVEVPHGVLDDLCSRFILHIPSEERDNAIRVCFQIELAHWFYLDFCMQNFPGLPQCGIRDFAKAVFQHCPFLLPNGEDVQRVLDEWKEYKMGVPTYGAIILDETLENVLLVQGYLAKSGWGFPKGKVNKEEAPHDCAAREVLEETGFDIKDRMCNNDYIELRINDQLARLYIIPGVPKDTKFNPKTRKEIRNIEWFPIEKLPCHKNDMTPKSKLGLAPNKFFMVIPFIRPLRDWLQKKLGDSSDSDNGVLSTGTTPSKPVVEKIKSRMRCMPQFSELSPGEQWPKPKNQNLKSNGKKQHQDPPNQNQKKKANGVHNAQVKQQQISILKPEKKLTPRRLTDTFDVDSEGQQNDHAGDEACNGTLECSFSSKAFLGFRFDMDAIMKSLDF; translated from the exons CCGATTTATCCTACACATTCCCAGTGAGGAAAGAGATAACGCCATCCGAGTCTGCTTCCAGATCGAGCTGGCCCACTGGTTTTACTTGGACTTCTGCATGCAGAACTTTCCAGGCCTGCCTCAGTGTGGGATAAGGGACTTTGCTAAAGCAG TTTTCCAGCATTGCCCATTTTTACTTCCCAATGGTGAAGATGTTCAAAGGGTCTTGGATGAATGGAAGGAATATAAGATGGGAGTACCCACCTATGGTGCCATTATTCTGGATGAGACACTTGAAAAT GTGCTACTTGTCCAAGGTTATTTAGCAAAGTCTGGATGGGGTTTTCCAAAAGGAAAAGTGAATAAAGAAGAAGCCCCTCATGATTGTGCAGCAAGAGAG GTGCTTGAAGAGACCGGCTTCGATATTAAGGATCGTATGTGCAATAATGATTACATTGAGCTGAGGATCAATGACCAGTTAGCTCGTCTTTACATTATTCCTGGAGTTCCAAAAGACACAAAATTTAATCCAAAAACCCGAAAAGAAATCCGA AACATTGAGTGGTTTCCAATTGAAAAGCTGCCCTGCCATAAAAATGATATGACTCCAAAGTCAAAGCTAGGATTGGCTCCAAACAAGTTTTTCATGGTCATACCTTTTATAAG GCCATTACGGGATTGGCTGCAAAAGAAGCTGGGCGACTCATCGGATAGTGATAATGGAGTGCTCTCTACTGGAACTACACCATCAAAACCCGTTGTGGAGAAAATCAA GTCCAGAATGCGCTGTATGCCTCAGTTTTCTGAGCTTTCTCCAGGAGAACAGTGGCCAAAGCCTAAG AATCAAAATCTTAAGAGCAATGGTAAGAAGCAACATCAAGATCCTCCGAACCAAAATCAGAAGAAGAAAGCAAACGGAGTCCACAATGCACAAGTAAAGCAGCAGCAGATCAGTATTCTG AAACCCGAGAAGAAGCTTACCCCCAGGAGGCTCACTGACACTTTTGATGTGG ACTCTGAAGGACAGCAGAATGACCACGCAGGTGATGAAGCTTGCAATGGGACCCTAGAGTGCTCCTTCTCTTCCAAAGCCTTCCTGGGATTCCGATTTGACATGGATGCCATCATGAAATCCTTGGATTTCTGA